A portion of the Bacillus thuringiensis genome contains these proteins:
- a CDS encoding CoA-binding protein: MTIENPTRTEIGEVLKKSKTIAVVGLSDKPERTSYMVSKAMQDAGYRIIPVNPTVDEVLGEKAVSSLKDIKEHVDIVNVFRRSEFLMDVAKEFVEIDADVFWAQLGVQDEDTYKLLKEKDYTVIMDRCIKVEHAMTK, from the coding sequence ATGACAATTGAAAACCCAACTCGTACGGAAATTGGTGAAGTATTAAAGAAAAGCAAAACAATTGCGGTTGTTGGATTATCAGATAAGCCAGAACGTACATCGTATATGGTTTCAAAAGCAATGCAAGATGCTGGATACCGCATTATTCCAGTTAATCCAACAGTAGATGAGGTGCTTGGAGAAAAGGCAGTTTCTTCACTAAAGGATATTAAGGAACACGTTGACATTGTAAATGTATTTCGTCGCTCAGAGTTTTTAATGGATGTTGCAAAAGAATTTGTAGAGATTGATGCAGATGTTTTTTGGGCACAATTAGGAGTACAAGATGAAGATACATATAAACTTTTAAAAGAAAAAGACTATACTGTAATAATGGATCGTTGTATTAAAGTAGAACATGCGATGACAAAATAG
- a CDS encoding S1C family serine protease, protein MGYYDGPNLNEEHSETREVRKSGSKKGYFFTGLVGAVVGAVSISFAAPYMPWAQNNGAPVSSFSSDSKVEGTVVPVVNKAKNETDLPGMIEGAKDVVVGVINMQQSVDPFAMQPTGQEQQAGSGSGVIYKKAGNKAYIVTNNHVVDGANKLAVKLSDGKKVDAKLVGKDPWLDLAVVEIDGSNVNKVATLGDSSKIRAGEKAIAIGNPLGFDGSVTEGIISSKEREIPVDIDGDKRPDWQAQVIQTDAAINPGNSGGALFNQNGEIIGINSSKIAQQEVEGIGFAIPINIAKPVIESLEKDGVVKRPALGVGVVSLEDVQAYAVNQLKVPKEVTNGVVLGKIYPISPAEKAGLEQYDIVVALDDQKVENSLQFRKYLYEKKKVGEKVEVTFYRNGQKMTKTATLADNSATKNQ, encoded by the coding sequence ATGGGATATTACGACGGACCAAATTTAAATGAAGAGCATAGTGAAACGAGAGAAGTGAGAAAATCAGGTAGTAAAAAAGGCTATTTCTTCACAGGTTTAGTGGGGGCTGTAGTCGGAGCGGTTTCGATTAGTTTTGCAGCACCATATATGCCATGGGCTCAAAATAATGGAGCGCCAGTATCATCATTTAGTTCGGATTCAAAAGTAGAAGGTACTGTAGTTCCAGTTGTAAATAAAGCGAAAAATGAAACTGATTTACCTGGTATGATTGAAGGGGCGAAAGATGTTGTTGTAGGTGTTATTAATATGCAACAAAGTGTTGATCCATTTGCGATGCAACCGACAGGTCAAGAACAACAAGCTGGTTCAGGATCAGGTGTTATTTATAAAAAAGCAGGAAATAAAGCATATATTGTAACAAACAACCACGTAGTAGATGGAGCAAATAAACTTGCTGTAAAACTAAGTGATGGTAAAAAGGTAGATGCAAAGTTAGTAGGGAAAGATCCTTGGTTAGATTTAGCTGTTGTTGAAATTGACGGATCTAATGTGAATAAAGTTGCAACTTTAGGTGACTCAAGTAAAATCCGTGCGGGTGAAAAAGCAATTGCAATCGGTAACCCACTTGGATTTGACGGAAGTGTAACGGAAGGTATAATCAGTAGTAAAGAACGCGAAATCCCAGTTGATATTGATGGCGATAAACGCCCAGATTGGCAAGCACAAGTTATTCAAACTGATGCAGCGATTAACCCTGGTAATAGTGGTGGTGCATTATTTAACCAAAACGGTGAAATAATTGGGATTAATTCAAGTAAAATTGCACAACAAGAAGTTGAAGGAATTGGATTTGCTATTCCAATTAATATCGCAAAGCCAGTTATTGAATCACTTGAAAAAGACGGAGTAGTAAAACGTCCAGCTCTTGGAGTAGGTGTCGTTTCGTTAGAAGATGTGCAAGCTTATGCAGTCAATCAATTGAAAGTACCGAAAGAAGTAACGAATGGTGTTGTATTAGGTAAAATTTATCCAATATCACCGGCAGAAAAAGCTGGTTTAGAGCAATATGATATTGTAGTAGCATTAGATGATCAAAAAGTAGAAAACTCACTTCAATTCCGTAAATATTTATATGAGAAGAAAAAAGTAGGCGAGAAAGTAGAAGTTACTTTCTATCGTAACGGTCAAAAAATGACGAAAACAGCTACTTTAGCAGATAATTCAGCTACAAAGAATCAATAA
- a CDS encoding response regulator transcription factor translates to MNKTVLLVEDERRLREIVSDYFRNEGFEVIEAEDGKKALELFAEHEIDLIMLDIMLPEIDGWSVCRRIRKESAVPIIMLTARSDEDDTLLGFELGADEYVTKPFSPKVLVARAKTLLKRADGAVGVAEENAMSLAGIEVNRLSRTVLVDGEEIILTHKEFELLVYLMENKGIVLSRQHLLDQLWGYDYYGDDRTVDTHIKKLRNKLGDKATHIGTVIRVGYKFEE, encoded by the coding sequence ATGAATAAAACAGTATTGCTTGTTGAAGATGAAAGAAGACTACGTGAAATTGTTAGTGATTATTTTCGTAATGAAGGCTTTGAAGTAATCGAAGCAGAAGATGGAAAAAAAGCGTTAGAGTTATTTGCAGAGCATGAAATTGATTTAATTATGTTAGATATTATGTTACCGGAAATAGATGGATGGTCTGTTTGTAGACGAATTAGAAAAGAATCAGCAGTACCAATTATTATGTTGACAGCACGTTCGGATGAGGATGATACATTGTTAGGTTTCGAATTAGGTGCAGACGAGTATGTAACGAAACCATTTAGCCCGAAAGTGTTAGTAGCTCGCGCGAAGACGTTATTGAAACGTGCGGATGGTGCGGTAGGAGTAGCGGAAGAAAATGCTATGTCTTTAGCTGGAATAGAAGTGAATCGTCTATCTAGAACTGTTTTAGTAGATGGAGAAGAAATTATATTGACACATAAAGAATTTGAACTTCTCGTTTATTTAATGGAGAACAAAGGAATCGTGTTATCACGTCAACATTTATTAGACCAGTTATGGGGATATGACTATTACGGTGATGACCGAACGGTTGATACCCATATTAAAAAACTTCGAAATAAGCTGGGAGATAAAGCGACGCATATCGGTACTGTTATTCGAGTTGGTTATAAATTTGAAGAATAA
- the nrdG gene encoding anaerobic ribonucleoside-triphosphate reductase activating protein: MKVMNIIHDSVVDGEGLRTVVFFAGCPHRCVGCHNPKSWNICNGTEMTVEEIVKEIASNPLTDVTFSGGDPFFQAAEVKKVAKIVKDLKKNLWMYTGYTLEEIQSSQNNDMIELLHYGDVLVDGRFEIEKKDLTLPFRGSSNQRIIRLKE, from the coding sequence ATGAAAGTGATGAATATTATTCATGATAGTGTAGTAGATGGAGAAGGATTGCGGACGGTCGTGTTTTTTGCGGGCTGTCCGCATCGTTGTGTCGGTTGCCATAATCCAAAATCGTGGAATATTTGCAACGGAACGGAAATGACAGTAGAAGAAATTGTGAAAGAGATTGCAAGTAATCCATTAACTGATGTAACATTTTCAGGTGGAGATCCATTTTTTCAAGCTGCTGAAGTAAAAAAGGTAGCAAAGATCGTGAAAGATTTGAAAAAAAACCTATGGATGTATACAGGTTATACGTTAGAAGAGATACAGAGTTCTCAAAATAATGATATGATAGAGTTGTTACATTATGGGGATGTTTTGGTCGATGGAAGGTTTGAAATTGAGAAAAAAGATTTAACACTTCCATTTCGCGGAAGCTCCAATCAACGTATTATTCGATTGAAAGAGTAA
- a CDS encoding anaerobic ribonucleoside triphosphate reductase — translation MLRNITRGEELMKVFETIVHGNEQDLMQENANVDGRSPMGVMGTFASESAKYYAVENLLSDQVKKAINENILYPHDLDFYTTGTTTCSQIPLAQMLANGFHTGHGHMRQPQDIKSALALSSIIFQANQNMQHGGQSFALFDIDLAPYVRKTIERHKKRLQSYPLTKEQIEEFAWKETENDTYQACEAFVHNSNSMHSRGGGQVPFISINYGTDTSKEGRLLIKQLLKATQAGLGKGETPIFPIQIFKMKKGVNFEESDPNYDLFELALETTAERLFPNFSFLDAPFNAVHYDGRPESEVCYMGCRTRVMSNIHGEETAIGRGNLSFTSINLVKLALISGSKEAFFEALNYYLDLGIKQLLERFAYQCTKRARDFQFLYSQGVWRGGETLQPEDSVASILKQGTLSIGFIGLAECLVALTGKHHGEDEESWKLGYEIISFMRDRMDKATEEHQLNFSIIATPAEGLSGKFVKKDREEFGVISGITNHNYYTNSFHIPVYYNIQAIKKIRLEGPFHALCNGGHITYIELDGAAMHNKKALKQIVQAMAEHGVGYGSINHPVDRCKCCSYHGVIGNECPSCGNEDEANIERIRRITGYLVGDMSKWNSAKRSEEIDRVKHK, via the coding sequence ATGTTACGAAATATTACACGTGGAGAAGAATTAATGAAAGTGTTTGAGACGATAGTCCACGGCAATGAACAAGATTTAATGCAAGAAAATGCAAATGTAGACGGCCGCTCTCCAATGGGCGTAATGGGAACGTTCGCATCTGAGAGTGCAAAATATTATGCTGTTGAGAATTTATTGTCAGATCAAGTGAAAAAAGCGATAAATGAAAATATATTATATCCACATGATTTAGATTTTTATACGACAGGAACGACGACTTGTTCGCAAATTCCGTTAGCGCAAATGCTTGCTAACGGTTTTCATACTGGACATGGACATATGAGACAACCGCAAGACATTAAAAGTGCATTGGCTCTTTCGTCTATTATTTTTCAAGCGAATCAAAATATGCAGCATGGTGGTCAATCGTTTGCACTCTTTGATATTGATTTAGCACCTTATGTACGAAAAACAATTGAGAGACATAAAAAACGATTACAATCATATCCGCTTACGAAAGAACAAATAGAAGAATTCGCGTGGAAAGAAACGGAAAATGATACGTATCAAGCGTGTGAGGCTTTCGTTCATAATTCGAATAGTATGCATAGTAGGGGCGGAGGACAAGTACCGTTTATTTCTATTAATTACGGAACAGACACATCAAAAGAAGGAAGACTGTTGATTAAACAACTTTTAAAAGCGACACAAGCTGGGCTTGGTAAAGGAGAGACACCGATTTTTCCGATTCAAATTTTCAAGATGAAAAAAGGTGTGAATTTTGAAGAAAGTGATCCGAACTACGATTTATTTGAATTAGCATTAGAGACAACTGCAGAGCGATTATTCCCTAACTTTTCATTTTTAGATGCTCCGTTTAATGCAGTGCATTATGATGGAAGACCAGAAAGTGAAGTATGTTACATGGGATGTCGTACCCGTGTTATGTCTAATATACATGGAGAAGAAACAGCGATTGGTAGAGGGAATTTATCATTTACGTCTATTAATTTAGTGAAATTAGCGTTAATTAGTGGTTCAAAAGAAGCATTTTTTGAAGCGCTAAACTACTATTTAGATTTAGGAATTAAGCAGCTATTAGAAAGATTTGCGTATCAATGTACGAAGCGAGCAAGAGATTTTCAGTTTTTATATTCACAAGGTGTATGGCGTGGTGGAGAAACATTGCAGCCTGAAGACTCCGTAGCTTCGATTTTAAAACAAGGGACGTTAAGTATTGGTTTTATCGGTCTTGCGGAATGTTTAGTAGCTTTAACAGGAAAGCATCATGGGGAAGATGAAGAATCATGGAAACTTGGGTATGAAATTATTTCCTTTATGAGAGATAGAATGGATAAAGCGACAGAAGAACATCAACTGAATTTCTCGATAATTGCAACTCCAGCGGAAGGATTGTCAGGGAAGTTTGTGAAAAAAGATAGAGAAGAATTTGGCGTGATTAGCGGTATAACGAACCATAATTACTATACGAATTCATTCCATATTCCAGTTTATTATAACATTCAAGCGATAAAAAAAATCCGTTTAGAAGGCCCGTTCCATGCTCTATGTAATGGAGGACACATTACGTATATTGAACTAGACGGAGCAGCAATGCATAACAAAAAGGCATTAAAACAAATTGTACAAGCCATGGCAGAACATGGTGTTGGATACGGTTCAATTAATCATCCTGTTGACCGTTGTAAGTGCTGTAGTTATCACGGGGTTATTGGAAATGAATGTCCAAGTTGCGGGAATGAAGATGAGGCTAATATAGAAAGAATTCGCCGCATAACAGGCTATCTTGTAGGAGATATGTCGAAGTGGAATAGTGCGAAACGTAGTGAAGAGATAGATCGGGTGAAACATAAATGA
- the plsY gene encoding glycerol-3-phosphate 1-O-acyltransferase PlsY, whose product MVTTYLLFIVAYLLGSIPFALVVGKIGYGIDIREHGSGNLGGTNTFRTLGKKAGFTVTIADILKGTLATSLPMIFGLDIHPLWFGLAAVLGHVYPIFAKFRGGKAVATSAGVLLCYSPVVFAILAVVFFTLLFTTRYVSLSSMVTAVVAVIASIVSGDKIFIIAMCLLAGMVIYKHRANIRRIINKTEPKANFSKKQK is encoded by the coding sequence ATGGTTACTACATATCTTTTATTTATCGTTGCCTACTTACTTGGCTCGATTCCATTTGCACTAGTTGTTGGAAAAATTGGCTACGGAATCGATATTCGTGAGCACGGGAGCGGTAATCTAGGCGGAACAAACACATTCCGCACATTAGGGAAAAAAGCAGGTTTTACCGTTACAATTGCTGACATTTTAAAAGGGACATTAGCAACAAGTCTACCAATGATTTTCGGATTAGATATTCACCCACTATGGTTCGGGTTAGCGGCTGTTCTTGGACATGTCTACCCGATCTTCGCGAAATTCCGCGGTGGTAAAGCAGTTGCAACTTCTGCTGGGGTGCTATTATGCTATTCACCAGTTGTTTTTGCAATATTAGCTGTTGTATTTTTCACCCTTTTATTTACAACAAGATACGTATCACTTTCTTCTATGGTAACAGCAGTTGTTGCTGTTATTGCATCCATTGTTAGCGGGGATAAAATCTTCATTATTGCGATGTGTTTATTAGCAGGTATGGTTATTTATAAACACCGTGCAAATATCAGACGAATTATAAATAAAACTGAGCCTAAAGCAAACTTTTCAAAAAAGCAAAAATAA
- a CDS encoding HesB/YadR/YfhF family protein: protein MNLSVTKEAAQWYKTELNLQSNETLRFFVQYGGCSTVQKGLSLGIRKDDPAHPAVQIQEEGINFFIEGDDEWFFDGHNLSVTLNEGDDFPQFNYEK, encoded by the coding sequence ATGAATCTTTCCGTAACAAAAGAAGCAGCACAATGGTATAAAACTGAATTAAACTTACAATCAAATGAAACACTACGCTTTTTCGTACAATACGGTGGTTGCAGTACTGTGCAAAAAGGACTTTCTTTAGGTATTCGTAAAGATGATCCTGCACATCCTGCTGTTCAAATTCAAGAAGAAGGTATTAATTTCTTTATTGAAGGCGATGATGAATGGTTCTTCGATGGACATAATTTATCTGTTACACTTAACGAAGGTGACGACTTCCCACAATTTAATTATGAAAAATAA
- a CDS encoding acyl-CoA thioesterase has translation MFVAEHEVEIRYAETDQMGVVYHSNYLVWLELGRTKLIQDLGFSYVEMEKEGIISPVLDLQISYRKAMRYGEKAIVKTWVDTVSPLRVVYGYEIYNGDGELCITASTTNICAKKEGFRPVSFKKLYPEWYAKYEEIKKK, from the coding sequence ATGTTTGTAGCAGAACATGAAGTTGAAATCCGTTATGCGGAAACAGATCAAATGGGTGTTGTTTACCATTCAAACTACTTAGTGTGGCTTGAGTTAGGTCGCACGAAACTTATACAAGATTTAGGTTTTTCATATGTTGAAATGGAGAAAGAAGGAATTATTTCTCCTGTGTTAGATTTACAAATTTCATACCGTAAAGCGATGCGTTACGGAGAAAAAGCAATCGTAAAAACATGGGTAGATACTGTGAGCCCACTTCGCGTTGTATATGGATATGAAATATATAATGGTGATGGTGAACTTTGTATTACTGCAAGTACGACGAATATTTGTGCGAAAAAAGAAGGGTTCCGCCCTGTATCATTTAAAAAGTTATATCCTGAGTGGTATGCGAAATATGAGGAAATTAAGAAAAAATAA
- a CDS encoding glycosyl hydrolase family 18 protein, with translation MIQIVTVRSGDSVYSLASKYGSTPDEIVKDNGLNPAETLVVGQALIVNTKGNNYYVQPGDSLYRISQTYNVPLASLAKVNNLSLKSILHVGQQLYVPKGTKRAVESIAYLQPSTIPIKESLVNATRAINPFLTYLAYFSFEAKRDGTLKEPTETAKIANIATQGKTIPMLVITNIENGNFSADLTSVILRDATIQNKFITNILQTAEKYGMRDIHFDFESVAPEDREAYNRFLRNVKTRLPSGYTLSTTLVPKTSSNQKGKFFEAHDYKAQGQIVDFVVIMTYDWGWQGGPPMAISPIGPVKEVLQYAKSQMPPQKIMMGQNLYGFDWKLPFKQGNPPAKAISSVAAVALARKYNVPIRYDFTAQAPHFNYFDENGVQHEVWFEDSRSVQSKFNLMKEQGIGGISYWKIGLPFPQNWRLLVENFTITKKG, from the coding sequence ATGATTCAAATTGTAACTGTTCGTAGTGGTGATAGCGTATATAGCTTGGCATCAAAATATGGATCAACACCTGACGAAATAGTAAAAGACAATGGATTAAATCCAGCTGAAACACTCGTTGTTGGTCAGGCACTTATCGTTAATACGAAAGGAAATAATTATTATGTACAGCCTGGTGACAGCCTATATCGAATTTCTCAAACATATAATGTCCCCCTCGCTAGTTTAGCTAAAGTGAATAATTTATCTTTAAAATCTATTCTCCATGTCGGACAACAATTATACGTACCAAAAGGTACAAAACGAGCTGTAGAATCCATCGCTTATTTACAACCTTCAACTATACCGATTAAAGAGAGTTTAGTTAATGCTACACGTGCCATCAATCCATTCTTAACATACTTAGCTTATTTTAGTTTTGAGGCAAAAAGAGATGGCACATTAAAAGAACCTACTGAAACAGCTAAAATCGCTAATATTGCAACGCAAGGTAAAACAATCCCTATGCTCGTTATTACAAATATTGAAAATGGTAATTTCAGTGCCGATCTAACATCAGTTATTTTACGCGACGCAACGATTCAAAACAAATTTATTACTAACATTTTGCAAACAGCTGAAAAATATGGCATGCGAGACATTCATTTCGATTTCGAAAGTGTAGCACCTGAAGACCGCGAGGCGTATAATCGCTTTTTACGAAATGTAAAAACACGCTTACCTAGTGGGTACACATTGAGCACAACTCTCGTACCGAAAACAAGTTCCAATCAAAAGGGCAAATTTTTCGAAGCTCATGATTATAAAGCGCAAGGGCAAATTGTTGATTTCGTCGTCATTATGACATATGACTGGGGATGGCAGGGCGGGCCACCGATGGCGATTTCTCCTATCGGTCCAGTGAAAGAAGTACTTCAATATGCAAAATCTCAAATGCCTCCACAAAAAATTATGATGGGGCAAAATTTATACGGGTTTGATTGGAAGCTTCCATTTAAACAAGGAAATCCACCTGCAAAAGCAATTAGCTCCGTCGCAGCTGTTGCACTAGCTCGTAAATATAATGTTCCTATTCGTTATGATTTCACAGCCCAAGCTCCTCATTTTAATTATTTTGATGAAAACGGCGTGCAACACGAAGTTTGGTTTGAAGATTCACGGTCTGTTCAAAGTAAATTCAATTTAATGAAAGAACAAGGTATAGGCGGTATTAGTTACTGGAAAATCGGTTTACCATTCCCACAAAATTGGCGTTTACTCGTTGAAAATTTTACGATTACGAAAAAAGGCTGA
- the sspN gene encoding acid-soluble spore protein SspN, which yields MGNPKKNSKDFAPNHIGTQSKKAGGNKGKQMQDQTGKQPIVDNG from the coding sequence ATGGGTAATCCGAAAAAAAATTCAAAAGACTTTGCACCAAATCATATTGGAACACAGTCGAAAAAAGCTGGTGGAAATAAAGGAAAGCAAATGCAAGATCAAACAGGTAAACAACCGATTGTTGATAACGGTTAA
- a CDS encoding FbpB family small basic protein, whose protein sequence is MRRSRRKSFEELVNENKQQLLSDRDAIDRIEERIEKRYEMKLFKQAE, encoded by the coding sequence ATGAGAAGAAGTCGCCGTAAATCGTTTGAAGAACTTGTAAATGAAAATAAACAACAATTATTAAGCGATCGTGATGCAATTGATCGCATTGAAGAGCGCATTGAAAAACGTTATGAAATGAAACTTTTTAAGCAAGCTGAATAA
- a CDS encoding 3'-5' exonuclease, with amino-acid sequence MGNVSLPLDYVVIDFETTGFNPYNDKIIQVAAVKYRNHELVDQFVSYVNPERLIPDRITSLTGITNYRVSDAPTIEEVLPLFLAFLHTNVIVAHNASFDMRFLKSNVNMLGLPEPKNKVIDTVFLAKKYMKHAPNHKLETLKRMLGIRLSSHNAFDDCITCAAVYQKCAAIEEEGQRKVNKVSLDEIVVYEAVKEMLARNKRNVEWLRCMNVGSYLDIKAFYPVMRVKVTGRKKYVLTDILEDDVKEICTSLKCEPALKSEVGNTRIMLNSLEDVTKLESYILEQYDFVLQALHDYKENEMNADEKLKEYLNIMV; translated from the coding sequence GTGGGGAATGTATCCTTACCGTTAGATTATGTTGTAATTGATTTTGAAACAACAGGATTTAACCCTTATAATGATAAAATTATTCAAGTTGCAGCGGTGAAATATCGTAATCATGAACTGGTAGATCAATTTGTTTCATACGTGAATCCAGAGCGGCTAATTCCGGACCGAATAACGAGTTTAACCGGTATTACCAATTATCGTGTTTCAGATGCACCGACGATTGAAGAAGTATTACCTTTATTTTTAGCATTTTTACATACAAATGTTATTGTGGCCCATAATGCTTCTTTTGATATGCGCTTTTTGAAAAGTAATGTAAATATGCTAGGGCTACCTGAACCTAAAAATAAAGTAATAGATACTGTATTTTTAGCGAAGAAATACATGAAGCATGCGCCTAATCATAAACTTGAAACGTTAAAGCGAATGCTTGGCATTCGTTTAAGTTCTCATAATGCATTTGATGATTGCATTACGTGTGCTGCTGTTTATCAAAAGTGTGCAGCGATTGAAGAAGAAGGACAGAGAAAAGTAAATAAGGTCTCACTTGATGAAATCGTAGTATACGAAGCGGTGAAAGAAATGCTTGCACGTAATAAACGTAATGTAGAATGGCTACGTTGTATGAACGTAGGAAGTTATTTAGATATAAAAGCTTTTTATCCGGTTATGAGAGTAAAGGTAACAGGACGAAAGAAATATGTATTAACAGATATATTAGAAGATGATGTGAAAGAAATATGTACAAGCTTAAAATGTGAACCAGCGTTAAAAAGTGAAGTTGGTAATACGAGAATTATGCTTAATAGCTTAGAGGATGTTACGAAATTAGAAAGTTATATTTTAGAGCAGTATGATTTTGTATTACAGGCGCTTCATGATTATAAAGAAAATGAAATGAATGCAGATGAAAAGTTGAAAGAGTATTTAAATATTATGGTATAA
- a CDS encoding TlpA family protein disulfide reductase produces MWRKLTIIVVLLCLAGYAAYEQFGKKEQVVQGEQEQSEAAMKEMIASNGIEIGKSAPDFELTKLDGTNVKLSDLKGKKVILNFWATWCGPCQQEMPDMEAFYKEHKENVEILAINYTPSEKGGGEEKVSNFAKEKGITFPILLDKNIDVTTAYKVITIPTSYFIDTKGVIQDKFIGPMTQKEMEKRVAKLK; encoded by the coding sequence ATGTGGCGGAAGCTTACGATTATTGTAGTGTTACTTTGTTTAGCGGGATATGCAGCTTATGAACAGTTTGGTAAAAAAGAGCAGGTGGTACAAGGGGAGCAAGAACAAAGTGAAGCTGCGATGAAAGAGATGATTGCAAGTAATGGTATTGAAATAGGGAAGAGTGCGCCAGACTTCGAATTAACGAAGTTAGATGGAACGAATGTAAAGCTATCAGATTTAAAAGGAAAGAAAGTGATTTTAAACTTTTGGGCAACGTGGTGTGGACCTTGCCAACAAGAAATGCCGGATATGGAGGCTTTCTATAAAGAACATAAAGAAAACGTAGAAATTTTAGCAATCAACTATACGCCTTCAGAAAAAGGTGGGGGGGAAGAAAAGGTAAGCAATTTTGCTAAAGAAAAAGGAATTACTTTTCCTATTTTATTGGACAAGAACATTGATGTGACAACAGCGTATAAAGTAATTACGATTCCAACTTCGTATTTTATAGATACAAAAGGTGTCATTCAAGATAAGTTTATTGGGCCGATGACGCAAAAAGAGATGGAGAAAAGGGTTGCTAAATTAAAATAA